One window of Populus nigra chromosome 5, ddPopNigr1.1, whole genome shotgun sequence genomic DNA carries:
- the LOC133694706 gene encoding uncharacterized protein LOC133694706 isoform X5, translating into MEYHKYDPNARASRKSKDRTIATTAMTPPSSYFHYTKYAKHSSPIPSPCYPNNLNFHHHSNFLEPPPPPQTPPPPPLFPQFSPRNPHFSYIPSPNHPQIHDNYNHQRSHHDLPHSTQLPWVSHQLYDDRQPPRRLPEFDHCVHEPRPDFTFLRDDHMQTRHELEGDPNPNSRLVQDRNVVTDGESEHRRRRGEFGSNSDRSSSVFQTVSNQLRGFKSNSGNYENRRRLNYDYHEKGSANQRWVHDRDVMGESRDSLIELGSNEIGDGENRILAGKREHYRIRDGNLELERDGGKRSRESSYEFNRTPRKQLQKKSALLRLQKPSYRNREDERVHYSSYADYTKSSPFRGKHQESGYLRGKDKDKVLHADRGMVEGARERSPVELDVSFKSNSLVAKAILTPTLSSAGASEMNLTPRNRKVRKVLVPAKDKDSLNSSMHKPNKVALGLDEAASVANKASSSNKELKKSKEVVTASGITNVRDSSSLPMKRTVSLRSGTNLVSGKTSSLKGGKKKKVVKRVVKKVVNHKSTLSSSQPSKICDEPVKADSFAYNPTEPIDPDKAATVADIVDPQPCPNEATAMPKNDKVERFDKFMESGLVGAGLDSGNLFVFNINGNKSRSASPSGFSNHEETKFGESFINGDCDKGLHAIADTENSLKKSLDETFRSDIGGVEDVSKQPCQKGDSCLFEDNAVRGSLKVLDYIEGNTDFGSLSSEKTIIHEGPMNTCMPLMGLDTASMNSQERITVFDAGASDVGCKEPCRNLGSPSAENGITDLLQGASFPVVTNRSFSVSISGETGIQNDVIRPNQGVGAILVSPSCCTNSKEINISVHGTGDDFSEQLSQDGVTKTLENASIGGSLDTKVSAGGSDEDATDITKNDKKIEVRQLDLSRTDVSYMHLDPANMVTSTSAHWVDKTLRLCFEDSATAECTFSGSQFVGVGSQSCNIVSVLHEGSLTDVSAGKDSVRRSDDVGPSNVSPRNEKNRKFSAPQLELNSPQKSDADEGPVFAGNSTSVMEVPSNSGDGHTLPEEEAVVSDMDFLCTSDFLPAQKRITASLENCSAGEHTVAAVKDDAFEDDGQKDVKSHFAVEKLAVTKVTSRDLVVLGGKDIINATPVVVGSSNPNDSMDVDAGEGDKMDVDAAEEQVVIDGGIDPCQIPSKLQTLVLTEKLPGIDVEDSDFHGVKNNSPCMSNYLSSFEDGFGVSTINSSEELMAFVPETLSDRGFPETLPDVLGTSLSKNPVEKVHGYHDKILAERPAINVGSNSSICTTSSQSGKIVLKSDHAVEGDRLLARRTGHFPSQDSKITTRTQNAVSGQLYGRKNQTNCAVSEIYPGRSSFVFTASKSTASSSRNSKTQTWHRTDSSSDSAPPAKKAFSSTVHAQMQFPRKTDKLQSTSYIRKGNSLVRKPISVAQSPDPHGLSSSVYQLNSSGTNEPKKSTGSDSRIDIVDPLDVVRKGGMSASCERPRTPPLSSVPKIPNQATNALGVRVSSPLAEHLHSLSTETATAPAEFMESNDVPKSSDNLLKISESPITQNSQINNLECNGDLNEDNKVVLANVKNLTYFKRKSNQLVATSNPCASSVQNACNTSSSDSYYKRRRNQLNRTSLESQVKQTTSIPDESLNSEGQTALYSFFSGNFSMRRLRKVLTKTRKPSKFSLVWTLHGAQLSKNDGDSLHHGKVLSHLFPWKRATYWRSFLPKPSSISNHSSLSSIGKLLLLRKRNTVYTRSKHGFSLRKSKEATLAVAAVERKNRERRGAAHVASPTKSRNSSSRECIFRVGLVRYKRDSSKRTLQMISGDESSCSGALQKENDAKKSYVPRRLMIGKDDGRYVRIGNGNQLIRDPKKRTRILASEKVRWSLHTARSRLARKRKYCQFFTRFGKCNKDDGKCPFIHDSSKIAVCTKFLNGLCFNPECKSTHKVIPERMPDCSYFLQGLCTNKDCPYRHVCVNPNASICKGFLRGYCADANECLKKHSYVCPTYEATGSCPQGSKCKLHHPKNRSKEKKSKRSRDNNAQGRYFGLMHASTTELRNPVPGKLNVLDNGAISFKGSIADYISLDVIDEVVENIIPADEHTALGDSDPLELQLGDLDELIKPVRIMNI; encoded by the exons ATGGAGTATCATAAATATGATCCAAACGCGCGCGCATCCAGAAAGAGCAAAGATCGAACAATAGCCACCACCGCTATGACTCCTCCATCTTCCTATTTCCACTACACAAAGTACGCTAAACACTCTTCTCCTATCCCTTCTCCTTGTTACCCTAATAACCTTAATTTCCACCACCATTCCAACTTTCTTGAACCGCCTCCGCCGCCACAAACACCTCCTCCTCCACCGTTATTCCCACAATTCTCCCCTCGAAACCCCCATTTCTCCTATATCCCTAGCCCAAATCATCCCCAAATTCACGATAACTATAACCACCAGCGATCGCACCATGACCTTCCTCACTCAACTCAATTGCCTTGGGTTTCTCATCAATTGTACGATGACCGTCAACCGCCGCGTCGTTTACCCGAGTTCGATCACTGTGTCCATGAACCCCGACCCGATTTTACGTTTTTGCGTGATGATCATATGCAAACTAGGCATGAATTGGAAGGTGATCCTAATCCTAACTCTAGATTGGTTCAGGACCGTAATGTTGTGACTGATGGTGAGAGTGAGCATCGTCGTCGTCGTGGTGAATTTGGATCTAATTCTGATAGATCTTCTAGTGTTTTCCAAACTGTTTCGAATCAACTGAGGGGTTTCAAGTCGAATTCAGGGAATTATGAGAATAGGCGCCGTTTGAATTATGATTATCATGAGAAGGGGAGTGCCAACCAGAGGTGGGTTCATGACAGAGATGTTATGGGCGAATCGCGTGATTCATTGATTGAGTTGGGGAGTAACGAGATTGGTGATGGTGAAAATAGGATTCTTGCTGGGAAACGTGAGCATTATAGGATTAGAGACGGGAATTTGGAGTTGGAAAGGGATGGTGGTAAAAGAAGTAGAGAGAGTAGTTATGAGTTTAATAGGACTCCAAGGAAGCAGTTACAGAAAAAGAGTGCTCTACTTAGGCTTCAAAAGCCTAGTTATAGGAATAGAGAGGATGAGAGAGTGCATTATTCGAGTTATGCTGATTATACTAAATCTAGTCCTTTTAGAGGTAAACATCAGGAATCCGGTTATTTAAGAGGCAAAGATAAAGATAAGGTCTTGCATGCAGATCGTGGGATGGTAGAGGGAGCAAGAGAGAGAAGCCCAGTAGAGCTTGATGTTTCTTTTAAGTCTAATTCGTTGGTAGCCAAGGCAATTTTGACGCCGACTTTAAGTTCTGCAGGTGCTTCTGAAATGAATTTGACACCTAGGAATAGAAAAGTTAGGAAAGTGTTGGTCCCTGCTAAGGATAAGGATAGTTTGAATTCGTCAATGCATAAACCCAACAAGGTTGCATTGGGATTGGACGAAGCTGCAAGTGTTGCAAATAAAGCGTCCAGTTCTAACAAGGAGCTAAAGAAGTCTAAAGAGGTAGTTACAGCTTCTGGTATTACTAATGTGCGAGATAGTAGCTCACTGCCTATGAAGAGGACTGTGTCCCTTAGAAGTGGAACCAATCTTGTTTCTGGTAAAACATCTTCACTCAAGggtggaaagaagaaaaaagttgttAAGAGAGTAGTGAAGAAAGTTGTAAACCATAAGTCAACTTTATCAAGTTCACAGCCATCAAAAATTTGTGATGAACCTGTGAAAGCTGATAGCTTTGCCTATAATCCAACTGAACCCATTGACCCTGACAAGGCTGCTACTGTGGCTGACATTGTTGATCCACAGCCTTGTCCAAATGAAGCTACAGCGATGCCTAAGAATGACAAGGTGGAGAGATTTGATAAGTTTATGGAATCAGGGCTGGTTGGCGCTGGTTTAGATTCTggtaatttatttgtatttaatatCAATGGAAATAAGAGCCGCTCAGCTTCTCCCTCAGGCTTTTCAAATCACGAAGAAACCAAATTTGGTGAGAGTTTTATAAATGGTGATTGTGACAAAGGCTTGCATGCTATTGCAGATACTGAAAACAGTTTAAAGAAATCACTAGATGAAACATTTAGATCCGATATTGGTGGTGTTGAAGATGTCAGCAAGCAGCCTTGTCAGAAAGGAGATTCTTGCTTGTTTGAGGACAATGCTGTGAGGGGATCTCTCAAAGTTTTGGATTATATAGAAGGCAATACTGATTTTGGTTCATTAAGTTCAGAGAAAACAATAATTCATGAAGGTCCTATGAATACTTGTATGCCTTTGATGGGGTTAGATACTGCTTCAATGAACTCGCAAGAGAGAATTACAGTTTTTGACGCGGGGGCATCTGATGTTGGTTGCAAGGAGCCCTGCAGAAATCTAGGTAGTCCATCAGCTGAGAATGGCATCACCGATCTACTTCAGGGTGCTAGTTTCCCTGTAGTAACCAATAGAAGTTTCTCTGTATCTATTTCAGGGGAAACAGGAATTCAGAATGATGTCATACGACCCAATCAGGGAGTAGGGGCCATTTTGGTTTCTCCCAGCTGCTGTaccaattcaaaagaaattaatatttctgTCCATGGAACTGGTGATGATTTTAGTGAGCAGCTATCTCAAGATGGGGTTACTAAAACATTGGAGAATGCTTCCATCGGAGGTTCTCTAGATACCAAGGTTTCTGCAGGTGGCAGTGACGAGGATGCAACTGACATTACgaagaatgataaaaaaattgaagttcgTCAGTTAGATTTGTCAAGGACAGATGTATCTTACATGCATTTGGATCCTGCAAATATGGTCACCAGTACCTCTGCACATTGGGTGGATAAAACCTTGAGATTATGTTTTGAAGACAGTGCTACAGCTGAGTGTACATTTTCTGGCTCCCAATTTGTGGGTGTTGGCTCACAATCTTGTAATATCGTCAGTGTCCTTCATGAGGGCAGTTTAACAGATGTTTCAGCGGGTAAGGATTCTGTCAGGAGGAGTGATGATGTTGGTCCAAGTAATGTTTCACCAAGGAATGAAAAGAACAGAAAGTTCTCTGCTCCTCAACTGGAATTGAATTCTCCACAAAAATCTGACGCTGACGAGGGACCTGTATTTGCAGGTAACTCTACATCAGTTATGGAAGTGCCCTCCAATTCTGGTGATGGTCATACACTGCCAGAAGAGGAAGCTGTAGTGTCTGATATGGATTTTCTGTGTACTTCTGACTTTCTGCCTGCACAGAAGCGGATCACTGCATCGCTTGAAAATTGTTCAGCAGGAGAGCACACGGTGGCTGCAGTCAAAGATGATGCATTTGAAGATGATGGTCAAAAAGATGTTAAATCTCATTTTGCTGTTGAGAAACTGGCGGTTACAAAAGTGACATCCCGTGATCTAGTTGTATTGGGAGGCAAGGACATCATAAATGCTACTCCAGTTGTGGTTGGAAGTAGCAATCCAAATGACTCTATGGATGTTGATGCTGGTGAGGGAGACAAAATGGATGTTGATGCTGCAGAGGAGCAAGTTGTTATTGACGGTGGGATTGATCCGTGCCAAATCCCTTCAAAACTTCAGACACTGGTCTTGACTGAAAAATTGCCAGGTATAGATGTGGAGGATAGTGATTTTCATGGTGTGAAGAACAATTCGCCTTGTATGTCAAACTACCTATCTTCATTTGAAGATGGCTTTGGAGTTTCTACTATCAATTCAAGTGAGGAACTTATGGCGTTTGTACCTGAGACACTGTCTGATAGGGGTTTTCCAGAAACCTTGCCTGATGTCCTGGGCACATCATTGAGCAAAAATCCAGTTGAAAAGGTTCATGGGTATCATGATAAAATTCTAGCTGAGAGGCCTGCAATTAATGTTGGTTCTAACTCATCTATATGTACAACAAGTTCACAGAGTggtaaaattgttttaaaatcagATCATGCAGTAGAAGGTGATCGGCTGTTGGCTCGAAGGACAGGGCATTTTCCATCACAGGATTCCAAAATAACAACTCGGACGCAGAATGCTGTGAGTGGGCAATTATATGGAAGGAAGAACCAGACTAATTGTGCTGTATCTGAGATTTATCCAGGTCGctcatcttttgtttttactgCTTCAAAGAGTACAGCTTCTTCATCTCGCAACTCAAAAACTCAAACATGGCATCGAACTGATAGTTCTTCTGATTCTGCTCCACCAGCAAAAAAGGCATTCTCGAGCACTGTTCATGCACAAATGCAATTTCCTAGGAAAACTGATAAGCTCCAGAGCACCTCTTACATTCGCAAGGGTAACAGTCTTGTTAGAAAACCTATTTCAGTTGCTCAATCCCCGGATCCTCATGGTTTGAGTTCTTCTGTATATCAGCTCAACTCTTCTGGTACTAATGAACCAAAGAAGAGTACTGGCTCTGACAGTAGAATTGATATTGTGGATCCGCTTGATGTTGTGAGAAAAGGAGGCATGAGTGCTTCTTGTGAGAGACCGAGAACACCACCTCTATCTAGTGTCCCTAAAATACCAAATCAGGCAACTAACGCTTTGGGGGTTCGGGTATCTTCCCCATTAGCTGAGCATCTTCACTCTCTTTCTACTGAAACTGCAACAGCCCCAGCAGAATTTATGGAAAGCAATGATGTTCCAAAGTCTTCTGACAATTTGTTGAAAATTTCAGAATCTCCAATAACTCAAAATAGCCAAATTAATAATTTGGAATGTAATGGTGATCTAAATGAAGATAATAAGGTAGTTTTGGCAAATGTCAAGAACCTAAcatattttaagagaaaatcaaATCAGTTGGTTGCAACTTCAAATCCATGTGCATCTTCTGTACAAAATGCCTGTAACACATCATCATCTGATAGCTATTACAAGAGGAGGAGAAATCAGCTAAATAGGACTTCACTGGAAAGTCAGGTCAAGCAGACAACCAGCATCCCTGATGAAAGTTTGAATTCAGAGGGACAAACTGCTCTTTACTCTTTTTTCAGTGGAAATTTTAGTATGCGACGACTGCGTAAAG TCTTGACAAAGACCCGTAAACCTTCTAAGTTCTCTTTGGTCTGGACACTGCATGGTGCACAGTTATCAAAGAATGATGGTGATTCATTGCATCATGGGAAGGTCTTGTCTCATTTGTTTCCCTGGAAAAGAGCTACGTATTGGAGAAGTTTCTTGCCAAAACCATCTTCAATTTCAAATCATAGTTCCTTATCCTCAATTGG GAAACTGCTACTGTTGAGAAAGAGGAATACAGTTTACACAAGGTCAAAACATGGATTTTCACTTCGAAAATCCAAG GAAGCTACCTTGGCTGTTGCTGCGGTAGAGAGGAAGAACAGAGAACGGAGAGGTGCTGCCCATGTTGCTTCTCCAACAAAGAGTAGAAACAGTTCTTCTC GAGAATGCATTTTTCGTGTTGGCTTAGTTCGCTACAAAAGGGACTCTTCAAAGCGGACTCTTCAGATGATATCAG GTGATGAATCATCATGCTCTGGGGCccttcaaaaagaaaatgatgccAAGAAGTCATATGTTCCGAGGAGATTAATGATTGGGAAAGATGA TGGCAGATATGTGCGAATTGGCAATGGTAACCAGCTTATAAGAGATCCCAAGAAGCGAACTCGCATTTTGGCCAGTGAAAAAGTTAGATGGAGTTTGCACACCGCAAGATCACGATTGGCTAGAAAGAGAAAGTACTGTCAGTTTTTCACAAGATTTGGGAAATGCAACAAAGATGATGGAAAATGTCCCTTCATTCATGATTCCTCCAAAATTGCAGTCTGCACAAAGTTTCTGAATGGTCTATGTTTCAATCCTGAATGCAAATCGACTCATAAG GTCATTCCGGAAAGGATGCCTGATTGTTCTTACTTTTTGCAAG GCCTTTGCACCAATAAAGACTGCCCTTATAGACATGTGTGCGTCAATCCTAATGCTTCTATCTGCAAAGGATTTCTCAGGGGCTATTGTGCCGATGCTAATGAG TGTCTAAAGAAGCACAGCTACGTCTGCCCAACCTATGAAGCAACAGGATCCTGTCCTCAAGGATCCAAATGCAAGCTACACCATCCTAAGAACCgaagcaaggaaaagaaaagcaagcgATCACGAGATAACAATGCTCAAGGGCGATATTTTGGTTTGATGCACGCCAGCACTACTGAGCTGAGAAATCCAGTGCCTGGAAAACTCAATGTGCTAGATAATGGTGCTATTTCTTTCAAAGGAAGCATTGCTGATTATATCAGCCTTGATGTTATTGATGAAGTGGTAGAAAATATCATTCCAGCAGATGAGCACACAGCACTTGGTGATAGTGATCCTTTGGAATTGCAATTAGGTGATCTTGATGAGCTAATTAAACCTGTCCGTATAATGAACATCTGA